From one Microcoleus sp. FACHB-831 genomic stretch:
- a CDS encoding DEAD/DEAH box helicase produces MARTPTLSFDRGTLILHPPPRGKAWVEYATWDDRVEKFRILAIHYRQLVEALQAEETNFIDEAKAFQPLELVPSLEMEPYPHQSEALLAWKQARRQGVVVLPTAAGKTYLAQLAMQSTPRSTLIVVPTLDLMHQWYAHLKAAFPDADVGLLGGGSWDKTQILIATYDSAAIHAETLGNRYALVVFDECHHLPTDFNRVIAEYAIAPYRLGLSATPERSDGKHADLDTLIGSTVYSKTAEELAGKALAQHEIVQIKVKLSQQERDRYAELIKQRNDFLRLSNITLGSIQGWQMFVQASARSPAGRRAMLAHREAKAIALGTDGKLRILADILSQHSPERTLIFTADNATVYRISQDLLIPAITHQTPVKERHEILTRFREGEYKTLIASHVLNEGVDVPDARVAILLSGTGSQREFIQRLGRVLRQGKDKDKYAILYEVIAEDTSEEGTSVRRRGLEKKSEPTSRTTRQGREEEKERQLEIIPSPPKPNRKSKNPPKPIYEFPSNTKRAAESPAKWRGDDEDIPEDRSH; encoded by the coding sequence ATGGCTCGTACCCCCACTTTATCCTTTGACCGGGGCACTTTAATTTTGCATCCGCCACCCAGAGGCAAAGCTTGGGTGGAATACGCTACTTGGGATGACAGGGTAGAAAAATTCCGCATTCTGGCTATTCACTATCGCCAACTGGTGGAAGCACTGCAAGCAGAAGAAACAAATTTTATAGACGAGGCGAAGGCATTTCAACCGCTGGAACTTGTCCCTAGTTTGGAAATGGAACCTTACCCACATCAAAGCGAGGCGCTGCTAGCTTGGAAGCAGGCGCGAAGGCAAGGGGTTGTCGTGTTACCAACTGCGGCGGGTAAGACTTATCTAGCACAATTGGCTATGCAATCGACTCCCCGCAGTACCCTGATTGTAGTTCCAACTCTAGATTTGATGCATCAGTGGTACGCTCATCTTAAGGCGGCTTTTCCTGATGCTGATGTGGGTTTGTTGGGAGGCGGTTCGTGGGATAAAACGCAAATTCTTATCGCTACTTATGATAGTGCGGCAATTCATGCAGAAACTTTAGGCAACCGCTACGCTTTGGTAGTTTTTGATGAGTGCCATCATTTACCTACTGATTTTAATCGCGTTATTGCTGAATATGCGATCGCTCCCTATCGTCTCGGTTTAAGTGCTACGCCGGAACGTTCTGATGGCAAGCATGCTGACTTAGATACTTTAATTGGTTCTACAGTTTATAGTAAGACGGCTGAGGAATTAGCAGGAAAGGCGCTAGCCCAGCATGAGATAGTTCAAATTAAAGTTAAACTATCGCAACAAGAGCGCGATCGCTATGCGGAATTAATTAAACAGCGCAACGATTTTTTGAGACTATCTAATATTACTTTAGGCAGCATTCAAGGTTGGCAGATGTTTGTCCAAGCAAGTGCGCGATCGCCCGCGGGACGTAGAGCTATGTTAGCGCATCGAGAAGCTAAGGCGATCGCCCTCGGTACAGATGGCAAACTTCGCATTCTTGCTGACATTCTCAGCCAACATTCCCCCGAACGCACCCTTATCTTTACCGCCGATAACGCAACAGTCTACCGCATTTCTCAAGATTTACTAATACCAGCAATTACTCATCAAACTCCAGTTAAAGAACGTCACGAAATACTAACTCGATTTCGTGAAGGTGAATATAAAACTCTAATCGCCTCCCACGTTCTTAATGAAGGTGTTGATGTACCAGATGCTAGAGTTGCTATTCTGCTATCAGGTACTGGTTCCCAGCGCGAGTTTATTCAGCGTTTAGGTAGAGTCCTCCGCCAAGGTAAGGATAAAGATAAGTATGCGATTCTCTACGAAGTGATAGCCGAGGATACGAGTGAGGAAGGTACTTCTGTGCGGCGGCGTGGGTTGGAGAAGAAAAGCGAACCCACTTCGCGCACGACGCGCCAGGGAAGAGAGGAGGAGAAAGAACGTCAGTTAGAGATTATTCCCTCTCCACCAAAGCCAAATCGCAAGTCTAAAAATCCTCCCAAGCCTATTTACGAGTTTCCTAGTAATACTAAACGCGCTGCTGAGTCGCCTGCAAAATGGCGAGGGGATGATGAGGATATTCCTGAAGATCGCTCGCATTAG
- a CDS encoding PAS domain S-box protein — MSTRGIRAHLKPYVVAVMAVAIALLNTWLLDQVLSPAIFALFYAAVALSSWYGGMKPGLLATALSTLAINYFFMAPQGSLAMTGVSTLVRLGVFLFVTLVITSLSAESRAAKERAEVSLLKLRASEERYRRIIETAYEGIWIIDAEGKTDYVNQRMAEMLGYRVEEMAERSIFEFVNSEERIAAEQLIERWKQGIKEQFDFRYRCKDGSDLWVIVSANPIMGEQGEFKGAIAMLTDVTSRKQTEEELKRYQLLSENSRDIVLFLRCDGQIIEANNAAIKAYGYDKAELLSLKIDALREPPTHALIAEQMKQADAQGILFETIHRRQDGTLFPVEVSAKGSTIGNERVILSIIRDITLRKQALVALRESEERYRAFIEQSSEGIWRFELERSLSLDRPEDEQIDHCYQYGYLAECNNAMAQMYGFERAEDIVGARLGDFLVRSNTNNIEYLRAFIRSGYRMNDAESQEIDKLGNSKYFLNNLVGIIENNLLIRAWGSQRDITDRKLAEKALRESQERARRLVDSNIIGVIFGDFSGNIVEVNDAFLKIIGYTREDLLSGKVNWIEITPPEQRYLDRQAMKEMLLTGTHTPFEKEYIRKDGSRVPVLVGTAYLGEPQDTGVGFVLDLSDAYTELRLRKQAEENSRQLAKQVQEQANTLEAILSASVDHIYIFDREGRYKYVSAGGAKVIGFNPSDLVGKTWRDVGLPEETIERFETHKKDVIAAGEPVRNDNEFLSFSGVKYYEYIMSPLYNRDKSIEGVVVVSRDATERKQAEKALRESEERFRKLSEKVRVIPWESDPMSGRFSYVGPQSVDLLGYPLEDWYADNFWEDRIHPEDREWVVQFCKDSSAHLDNYEFEYRMLKADGQTLWLYDLVNVVRDEDGPKLLRGFMIDITERKRAESEREQLLAREQAARAEAEAANRMKDEFLATLSHELRTPLNAMLGWTQLLRTRKFDETTSQRALETIDRNTKSLAQLIEDVLDVSRIITGKLRLNVRPVALVSVIEAAIETVAPASEAKNIQIEPILDHSAGAVLGDANRLQQVVWNLLSNAVKFTPKGGRVAIILERSNSQIQIKVSDTGQGISPDFLPYVFERFRQADGATTRSHGGLGLGLAIVRHLVELHGGTVRAESEGEGKGATFIVTLPLMAVRPQTSEPHQAQPTVEDEAREISPPSLEGLRVLVVDDEPDARELIATMLAQYGADVTAVDSAAAALEALQQLNPNVLVSDIGMPQEDGYSLIRKVRMLNAAQGGRIPAVALTAYARAEDRTQALLSGFQLHVPKPVNPAELAAVVANLVGRSGNP, encoded by the coding sequence ATGTCCACTAGAGGAATACGCGCCCACCTGAAGCCCTATGTTGTCGCAGTCATGGCTGTGGCGATCGCATTGCTAAATACTTGGTTGCTAGATCAAGTTTTGTCTCCAGCTATTTTCGCGCTGTTTTATGCCGCCGTAGCGTTGAGTAGCTGGTATGGCGGTATGAAGCCAGGGTTGTTAGCTACCGCTTTGTCTACTTTAGCCATCAACTACTTCTTCATGGCTCCCCAAGGTTCGCTGGCTATGACTGGCGTGAGTACCTTGGTAAGGTTGGGCGTGTTCCTCTTCGTGACACTGGTAATTACCTCACTCAGCGCCGAGTCACGCGCCGCCAAAGAGCGAGCCGAAGTAAGTTTATTAAAGTTACGAGCGAGCGAGGAGCGATATCGTCGCATTATAGAAACTGCCTATGAAGGTATCTGGATAATTGACGCCGAAGGAAAGACTGACTATGTAAACCAGCGCATGGCTGAGATGTTGGGTTACAGAGTAGAAGAAATGGCCGAACGCTCTATTTTTGAGTTTGTTAATAGCGAGGAGCGTATCGCCGCAGAGCAACTAATCGAGCGATGGAAGCAAGGAATTAAAGAGCAATTTGACTTCCGTTACCGCTGCAAAGATGGTTCCGATCTGTGGGTGATTGTCTCCGCCAATCCAATTATGGGCGAACAGGGTGAGTTTAAAGGCGCGATCGCCATGCTCACTGATGTCACCTCGCGCAAGCAGACAGAAGAAGAATTAAAAAGGTATCAACTGCTTTCCGAAAATAGTCGTGACATTGTTTTATTTCTGCGCTGTGATGGTCAAATCATCGAAGCTAATAATGCTGCCATTAAAGCTTATGGTTACGATAAGGCAGAGTTGCTTTCCTTAAAAATTGACGCTCTGCGGGAGCCGCCAACTCATGCGTTGATAGCCGAACAAATGAAGCAAGCCGACGCTCAGGGCATTTTATTTGAAACAATTCATCGCCGCCAAGATGGAACCTTATTTCCTGTAGAAGTAAGTGCAAAAGGTTCTACGATTGGCAACGAAAGAGTTATTTTAAGTATTATTCGCGATATTACATTGCGAAAGCAAGCATTAGTCGCACTACGAGAAAGCGAGGAGCGCTACCGGGCGTTTATTGAACAAAGTTCCGAAGGAATTTGGCGCTTTGAACTTGAGCGATCGCTCTCGCTAGACCGTCCAGAAGATGAACAAATAGATCATTGTTATCAGTATGGCTACCTCGCTGAATGCAACAATGCAATGGCACAAATGTATGGCTTTGAACGTGCCGAAGATATTGTAGGAGCAAGGCTAGGAGACTTCCTAGTTAGGTCAAATACAAATAATATTGAATACCTGCGTGCCTTTATCCGTTCTGGCTACCGCATGAACGATGCAGAATCTCAGGAAATAGATAAGTTGGGAAATTCTAAATATTTCTTGAATAACCTGGTAGGAATTATTGAAAATAATCTTTTAATAAGAGCGTGGGGGAGTCAACGCGACATCACCGATCGCAAACTAGCAGAAAAGGCGTTACGGGAAAGTCAAGAACGGGCGAGGCGGTTGGTAGATTCTAATATTATTGGAGTTATCTTCGGGGACTTTAGTGGCAATATCGTTGAAGTAAATGACGCCTTTTTAAAGATTATCGGCTATACGCGAGAAGATCTGCTATCAGGAAAGGTGAACTGGATAGAAATAACACCACCAGAGCAGCGTTATCTCGATCGACAGGCGATGAAGGAGATGCTACTGACAGGAACCCATACCCCGTTTGAAAAAGAATACATACGCAAAGACGGCTCCCGCGTACCAGTATTGGTGGGGACTGCGTATCTGGGCGAACCGCAAGACACGGGTGTAGGTTTTGTACTGGACTTAAGCGATGCCTACACCGAGCTTCGCTTACGCAAACAAGCCGAGGAAAACTCTCGCCAACTGGCTAAACAAGTTCAAGAACAAGCCAATACACTTGAGGCTATTCTTTCGGCATCTGTAGATCATATCTATATTTTTGACCGTGAAGGTCGGTATAAATATGTGAGTGCTGGCGGTGCAAAAGTCATAGGTTTTAATCCTAGCGATCTCGTTGGAAAAACATGGCGGGATGTAGGATTGCCCGAAGAAACTATAGAACGATTTGAAACCCACAAAAAAGATGTAATCGCCGCTGGCGAACCAGTACGAAATGACAACGAATTCTTAAGTTTCAGTGGCGTTAAATACTATGAATACATCATGTCCCCGCTCTACAATCGGGATAAAAGCATCGAGGGGGTGGTGGTTGTTTCCCGCGACGCGACGGAGCGTAAGCAAGCGGAAAAAGCATTAAGAGAAAGCGAGGAACGCTTTCGCAAACTCAGCGAAAAGGTGCGCGTCATTCCTTGGGAGTCAGATCCTATGAGCGGGCGATTCAGCTATGTCGGCCCGCAAAGCGTCGATTTACTTGGCTATCCGCTAGAAGACTGGTACGCCGATAACTTCTGGGAAGATCGCATCCATCCAGAAGACCGCGAGTGGGTCGTCCAATTCTGTAAAGACTCCTCGGCTCATCTAGATAACTATGAATTTGAATACAGAATGCTGAAAGCCGATGGACAAACTCTGTGGTTGTATGACCTCGTGAATGTTGTTCGCGATGAGGATGGGCCAAAGCTGTTGCGTGGATTCATGATTGACATTACCGAACGCAAGCGGGCAGAGTCAGAACGCGAACAGCTACTTGCCAGGGAGCAGGCTGCGCGGGCTGAAGCAGAAGCAGCAAACCGCATGAAGGATGAATTCCTCGCCACCCTTTCCCACGAACTTCGCACCCCCCTTAATGCCATGCTGGGGTGGACTCAGCTACTCCGCACCCGAAAATTTGATGAAACTACGAGCCAAAGGGCGTTGGAGACAATCGATCGCAATACTAAGTCGCTAGCGCAACTAATTGAGGATGTCCTAGACGTTTCGCGGATTATTACAGGCAAACTGCGTCTTAACGTTCGTCCTGTCGCCCTTGTTTCAGTTATTGAGGCGGCTATTGAAACTGTCGCACCCGCATCTGAGGCTAAAAACATTCAAATCGAGCCTATACTAGACCATTCAGCAGGAGCGGTCTTGGGCGATGCGAACCGATTGCAGCAGGTTGTATGGAATTTACTCTCGAATGCAGTTAAGTTCACGCCCAAAGGGGGGCGCGTTGCGATAATACTGGAGCGCAGTAATTCCCAGATCCAAATTAAAGTTAGCGACACGGGACAAGGAATCAGCCCCGACTTTCTACCTTATGTCTTTGAACGCTTCCGTCAAGCAGATGGAGCAACGACGCGATCGCATGGCGGACTAGGCTTAGGCTTGGCTATTGTCCGTCACTTGGTAGAACTGCACGGTGGTACAGTCCGCGCCGAGAGCGAGGGCGAAGGAAAGGGAGCGACATTTATTGTAACTCTGCCGCTCATGGCTGTTCGTCCGCAGACTAGCGAGCCTCATCAAGCGCAACCGACAGTCGAGGACGAAGCGCGTGAAATCTCCCCCCCTTCCCTTGAGGGTTTGCGGGTGCTTGTGGTCGATGATGAGCCTGATGCGCGTGAATTAATCGCTACGATGTTGGCACAGTATGGAGCCGATGTTACTGCTGTTGATTCCGCCGCAGCAGCACTTGAGGCACTGCAACAGTTAAACCCGAATGTACTGGTGAGCGATATCGGAATGCCACAAGAAGATGGCTACAGCTTAATTCGCAAAGTGAGGATGCTGAATGCAGCGCAAGGAGGGCGGATTCCGGCTGTGGCGCTGACAGCCTATGCTAGGGCTGAAGACAGAACGCAGGCTTTGCTGTCAGGCTTTCAGCTACACGTCCCCAAACCAGTTAATCCAGCCGAGTTAGCCGCCGTCGTTGCCAACCTTGTCGGACGAAGCGGTAATCCCTAA
- a CDS encoding efflux RND transporter periplasmic adaptor subunit: protein MKVHYLAVALCLLALSGCDVVPKAEAEAQSKAARGQAGGGLTAVDVAIASTGLLQEKIEFVGNTEPARAVSVRSQVEGRLLKLNTDVGEKVTRGQILAQLDNALLQTAVTEAQAELESRKSEVARAQTQVSNARAKAEEARLEFQQAQRDAARRTQLFQQGAIAKQDAELAETAARTAQQTLRAAEEQIRTEQQAVAAAQARVAAQQAAIAQSLERKSYSLISSPINGVVTQKITEPGNLVQPGGEILKLGDFSRVKVKVPVSELELSDVRIGQAVQVRLDAFENQTFTGQVTSINPAADATARQIPVEVTIPNSNGRIGSGLFARVSFATTEAPRVIIPQTALQEAGEKRSQEAGVRSPESPSPKTQTPEPSVVFVVTGEGKEAKVAARQVTVGERVSGKVEVLSGLQPGERFVTRSGKPLKDGEQVRVSVLSQTNRQNQQNQQKGQQ, encoded by the coding sequence GTGAAAGTTCATTATTTGGCCGTTGCTTTGTGCCTGCTCGCCTTGAGCGGGTGTGACGTTGTTCCCAAAGCCGAAGCCGAGGCGCAATCTAAAGCCGCCAGAGGGCAAGCAGGTGGAGGACTAACTGCGGTAGATGTAGCGATCGCTAGTACTGGGTTGCTACAAGAAAAGATAGAATTCGTCGGCAATACTGAACCAGCGCGGGCAGTGTCCGTCCGTTCCCAAGTCGAAGGACGCTTGCTAAAGTTGAATACTGATGTCGGCGAAAAAGTTACTAGAGGGCAAATACTCGCCCAACTAGATAATGCCTTGTTGCAGACAGCTGTCACCGAAGCGCAAGCCGAACTAGAAAGTCGTAAATCGGAAGTAGCACGCGCCCAAACCCAGGTTAGCAATGCGCGGGCGAAAGCCGAAGAAGCACGCCTGGAATTTCAGCAAGCACAGCGAGACGCAGCTAGGCGGACTCAACTTTTTCAACAAGGTGCTATAGCAAAGCAAGACGCAGAACTAGCCGAAACAGCCGCCAGAACAGCCCAACAAACTCTGCGAGCAGCTGAAGAACAAATCCGTACCGAACAGCAAGCAGTCGCCGCCGCACAAGCAAGGGTTGCGGCGCAACAGGCAGCTATTGCCCAAAGTCTGGAGCGTAAGTCATACTCGTTGATTAGTTCCCCCATTAATGGCGTTGTCACGCAGAAAATTACCGAACCGGGCAACTTAGTGCAACCTGGAGGTGAAATATTAAAGCTAGGAGACTTTAGCCGCGTCAAAGTAAAGGTTCCTGTTTCTGAGTTGGAATTGTCTGATGTGCGAATCGGGCAAGCGGTACAAGTGCGGTTAGACGCTTTTGAAAATCAGACTTTTACCGGCCAAGTGACTAGCATTAACCCAGCAGCCGATGCAACAGCTCGTCAAATTCCCGTAGAAGTTACAATTCCCAACAGTAACGGGCGAATTGGCAGCGGACTGTTTGCGCGAGTTAGCTTTGCAACCACAGAAGCGCCCCGCGTAATAATACCGCAAACGGCGTTGCAAGAAGCGGGGGAGAAGAGGAGTCAGGAGGCCGGAGTCAGGAGTCCGGAATCTCCAAGCCCCAAAACCCAAACCCCAGAACCTTCTGTGGTTTTCGTAGTGACGGGTGAAGGGAAAGAAGCTAAAGTGGCAGCACGGCAAGTGACCGTTGGCGAGCGCGTGTCTGGCAAAGTAGAAGTATTATCAGGGTTACAGCCCGGTGAAAGATTTGTTACTCGCAGTGGCAAACCCCTCAAAGATGGAGAACAAGTCCGAGTGAGCGTTCTCTCGCAAACAAATAGACAAAATCAGCAAAACCAGCAAAAGGGACAGCAGTGA
- a CDS encoding efflux RND transporter permease subunit has product MQTSGFSLSAIAIRRHVGTLMLTLTVLVLGIFFLTQLQVDLLPSITYPRIGVRVNAPGVSPEVAVDEVTRPLEEALSATEGVVQVYSQTREGQVSLDLFFEPGGDIDQALNDATAAFNRARANLPDIVEEPRLFKVDPSQLPVYEVALQSASLKDVDLRVFADEELSRELGVVPGVASVDVAGGLREEVQVEIDLRRLQALGIGLTDVLNALRERNQDISGGRLQGNESEPLTRTVGRLRNAEEIRNISLTVASSPSPAQEGASSSSSQTGSTGGPQRRIYLRDVAEIIDGTENQRVFVSLNGEQAVKLSVQKQPDANTISVVEGVKNRIEQLKQSGVIPEDMKLVATSDESRFIRNSVNDVISSGVSGALLAAIAVLFFLGSLRQTFIISLTIPLCTLTALILMKFSGFSLNVFSLAGLTLGIGQAIDTSVVILENIAEGAGMTPGNHRQRPQTTKEMIDQSITSGQEVEGAMVASTGANLVSVLPFVLIGGFFSLLFNELILTICFAVAASLLVALTIVPMLTSRLLAIRWSSGIGNFWLLRKFNQMFEAGTGSYTRTLAFVLRFRIIAIAAALLILGGGSLWMVGQIPQEILPRINTGQANLIAQFPPGISVDTNRQVMKIVDEILIKQPETESVFTTAGGFLFGSATTSNPLRASSTINLKQGTDVQSYVQRVTKELDTLNLAGIRLRLNPGQVRGIILTNSPVRGADVDIILQGNDEKTLQQAGRQILAALEEKVPSASFRPDADQRQPEVQIRPDWERLSEFGLNTQDIGDTVKTAIEGSVPTQLQRGERLIDVRVQLDEESRSRASQLKQLPIFTNNNRSIRLADVASINEGQAPGEVQRINQRTVFLIAGNLNKGANLSDALTQVNQVLAEVKLPQGVSILPSAAAQTNKQLQDSLKVLGGLSAFLVFVVMALQYNSVIDPLVIILTVPLALAGGIFGLYITKTAIGATVLVGAVLLVGIVVNIAIIMIELANQIREREEVDRKTAILKAAPQRLRPIMMTTITTVLGLFPLALGLGEGSEFLQPLGIVVFFGMSVATVLALFIIPCFYTLFHELPGFPKGKKKIRKPRFQREQPKEKVLS; this is encoded by the coding sequence ATGCAGACATCTGGGTTTAGCTTAAGCGCGATCGCTATTCGCCGTCACGTCGGTACGCTCATGCTTACCCTCACCGTTTTGGTGCTGGGTATCTTCTTCCTCACACAACTCCAAGTAGATTTGCTACCCTCCATCACCTATCCCCGCATCGGCGTGCGCGTCAATGCTCCTGGAGTCTCCCCAGAGGTAGCAGTTGATGAAGTTACCAGACCATTGGAAGAAGCCTTAAGCGCAACCGAGGGAGTTGTTCAAGTTTATTCTCAAACCCGCGAAGGACAAGTCAGTTTAGACTTATTCTTTGAACCAGGGGGCGACATCGACCAAGCACTAAACGATGCCACCGCCGCATTTAACCGTGCTAGAGCCAACCTCCCCGATATCGTCGAAGAGCCGCGCCTTTTTAAAGTAGACCCCTCGCAGTTACCCGTCTACGAAGTAGCGCTACAATCTGCCTCCTTGAAAGATGTAGATTTGCGCGTATTTGCCGATGAAGAACTATCCCGCGAACTCGGCGTGGTTCCAGGTGTCGCCTCTGTCGATGTTGCAGGTGGTTTGCGAGAAGAAGTGCAAGTTGAAATTGACTTGAGGCGCTTGCAAGCATTGGGCATAGGTTTAACAGATGTGTTGAATGCGTTGAGAGAACGTAACCAAGACATTTCGGGCGGTCGCCTGCAAGGTAACGAATCAGAACCGCTAACCCGCACGGTGGGACGCTTGAGGAATGCAGAAGAAATTCGTAATATCTCCCTTACCGTCGCTTCTTCGCCTTCCCCTGCCCAAGAGGGGGCATCTTCTTCCTCCTCCCAAACGGGGAGTACAGGGGGGCCGCAGCGCCGCATATACCTGCGAGATGTAGCTGAAATAATAGATGGCACGGAAAATCAGCGAGTCTTCGTGTCACTCAACGGGGAACAGGCGGTTAAACTCAGCGTTCAGAAACAGCCGGATGCAAATACCATCAGTGTGGTGGAAGGTGTTAAAAACCGGATCGAGCAACTGAAGCAGTCGGGAGTGATTCCCGAAGATATGAAACTGGTTGCAACTTCAGACGAATCGCGGTTTATTCGTAATTCTGTAAACGATGTTATTAGTTCGGGGGTTTCTGGAGCATTATTAGCTGCGATCGCCGTACTCTTCTTTCTAGGTTCGCTGCGGCAAACTTTCATCATCTCCCTGACTATTCCCCTTTGTACTTTGACCGCTTTGATTTTGATGAAGTTTTCTGGCTTCTCACTCAATGTCTTCAGTTTGGCAGGTCTAACATTGGGAATTGGTCAAGCAATTGACACCAGCGTAGTCATCTTGGAGAACATAGCCGAAGGTGCTGGCATGACACCAGGAAACCATCGCCAGCGACCGCAGACTACAAAGGAGATGATCGACCAGTCTATTACCAGCGGTCAGGAAGTGGAAGGCGCGATGGTTGCTTCGACGGGCGCTAACTTAGTATCAGTCCTGCCATTCGTGCTGATTGGTGGTTTTTTCTCCCTCTTATTTAATGAATTAATTCTCACAATCTGTTTTGCAGTTGCAGCTTCTTTGTTAGTGGCGCTGACAATTGTGCCGATGTTAACTTCTCGCTTGCTGGCTATTCGTTGGTCGAGTGGAATAGGTAATTTTTGGCTGCTGCGGAAATTTAACCAAATGTTTGAGGCGGGGACTGGCAGTTACACCCGCACGTTAGCCTTTGTACTGCGTTTTAGGATAATTGCGATCGCTGCGGCGCTGTTAATTCTCGGTGGTGGCAGTCTGTGGATGGTTGGTCAAATTCCTCAAGAAATTCTCCCCCGCATCAACACGGGTCAAGCAAACCTGATTGCCCAATTTCCTCCCGGCATCAGCGTGGATACCAACCGTCAAGTAATGAAAATTGTTGACGAAATCCTCATCAAACAGCCAGAAACAGAATCGGTATTTACAACGGCTGGAGGTTTTCTATTCGGTAGCGCTACCACTTCTAACCCGCTGCGTGCTTCCAGCACAATTAACCTCAAGCAAGGTACTGATGTCCAATCTTACGTGCAACGGGTTACTAAAGAACTTGACACCCTCAACCTCGCTGGAATTCGTCTGCGGCTAAATCCTGGTCAGGTGCGGGGGATTATCCTTACAAACTCCCCAGTGCGGGGGGCTGATGTTGATATCATCCTGCAAGGCAATGACGAGAAGACGCTGCAACAAGCGGGAAGGCAAATCTTGGCTGCGTTAGAGGAGAAAGTTCCAAGCGCCAGTTTCCGACCTGATGCCGATCAGAGGCAACCAGAAGTACAAATTAGACCTGATTGGGAACGCCTTTCTGAGTTTGGATTGAATACTCAAGATATTGGCGATACGGTCAAAACAGCGATTGAGGGTTCCGTACCGACACAGTTGCAAAGGGGAGAACGCTTAATTGATGTGCGAGTGCAATTGGATGAAGAATCGCGATCGCGGGCTTCTCAATTAAAGCAACTACCCATATTTACCAACAATAATCGCTCGATTCGTTTAGCTGATGTCGCTAGCATTAATGAGGGTCAAGCCCCAGGCGAAGTGCAGCGCATTAACCAGCGAACCGTTTTCTTGATCGCTGGTAATTTGAACAAGGGAGCCAACCTTAGCGATGCCCTTACACAGGTTAACCAAGTGTTAGCTGAAGTTAAATTGCCTCAAGGCGTTAGCATCCTTCCCAGTGCTGCCGCCCAAACGAATAAACAATTGCAAGACTCCCTCAAGGTGTTAGGAGGATTATCAGCCTTCCTAGTATTTGTGGTGATGGCTTTACAATACAACTCTGTAATTGACCCACTCGTAATTATTCTCACCGTCCCGTTAGCATTGGCTGGGGGAATTTTTGGGCTTTACATCACTAAGACAGCTATTGGCGCAACCGTTCTAGTAGGTGCCGTACTGCTGGTGGGGATTGTAGTTAATATCGCCATCATTATGATAGAACTCGCCAACCAAATCCGCGAACGCGAGGAAGTTGACCGCAAAACCGCTATTCTCAAAGCGGCTCCCCAACGCCTGCGACCGATTATGATGACTACCATCACTACGGTTTTAGGCTTATTCCCTCTAGCGTTAGGACTTGGCGAAGGTTCGGAGTTCTTGCAACCGCTAGGAATCGTAGTGTTTTTTGGTATGTCGGTAGCAACAGTACTAGCTCTGTTTATTATTCCCTGTTTCTATACCTTGTTCCACGAATTACCTGGATTCCCTAAAGGTAAGAAAAAAATTAGGAAGCCTAGATTCCAGCGAGAACAGCCAAAAGAAAAGGTTCTCTCTTAA